DNA sequence from the Luteitalea sp. genome:
CGCGCCGGCGTCGCATGATGGTCCGGCGCTTGGCCAGGGCGCGAGGCAGATATCGGACGACGTCGACGAGCGCCGGGATCGAGGTGTGCTCCCGCAACAGCACATAGCCGATGACTTGCGCGTCGCGCCACAGGCCGGGAGCGGCGAAGGTCAACGCATGGCCCAGCGTTTGGTTCTTGAGCCTGAGGAGGAAACGGTTGCGCACAGAGGCGCGATTGATCTCGGCGGGCAGCCGCAGTCGCCGCTCCGGTGTCACGCGCCGCCTGTGCCACGCGCGCGCCGTGGGGACGTACAAACATCGCCAGCCCAGGAGCTGGGCGCGCCAGGCGAGATCCGCATCCTCGCGGAACGCGAAGAAGTCCTCGTCGAAGTACTCGCTGCCGATGCGGACATCTTCGAGCATGCGACGACCGTAGCAGGCAGCGGCGCCCGAGGCCCCGAAGACGTATTCCACGCGGTCGTACTGACCAGTGTCCACACAATCGGCCCCGCGATCCACATGGCGCTGTGACGGCAGCATGCGAATGCCGGTCGAGTCGATGATCTGTGGATCGTCCAGCCGAAGCAGCTTGCCTGTCGCGGATCCCGCATGCGGATCTCGCTCGAGCGCGTCCACGATCGCGCTGGTGAAGGAGGGCGCCAAGACGACGTCCGGGTTGACCGCGACGTAGTACTCGCCGCGGCTGCGAGCGATGAGCGCGTTGTGTGCTGCCGAGAATCCGACGTTGGCGTCGACGTAGATCCGCTCGCCCGGCCGCGTCAGCACATCGAGCTGTGCGCGCGTGTCGTCTCTCGAGCCGTTGTCCCAGACGAGGAGCTCGGCCGCCACGCCGCCCTGCTGTCGCACCGAAGCGAGGCAGCCGGCGATGACGTCGGCAGAGTTCCAGGTAACGATGCCAAATGAGACCAATACCATCAGCCAGTAATCACGGTAACAGCCCACTAGGTAGGGCCGCCTCGCCGCCTCGCCGAGGCGGCCGTGACGGCGCGTTCACGCCTTCGCGCTCCGCGCTC
Encoded proteins:
- a CDS encoding glycosyltransferase is translated as MVLVSFGIVTWNSADVIAGCLASVRQQGGVAAELLVWDNGSRDDTRAQLDVLTRPGERIYVDANVGFSAAHNALIARSRGEYYVAVNPDVVLAPSFTSAIVDALERDPHAGSATGKLLRLDDPQIIDSTGIRMLPSQRHVDRGADCVDTGQYDRVEYVFGASGAAACYGRRMLEDVRIGSEYFDEDFFAFREDADLAWRAQLLGWRCLYVPTARAWHRRRVTPERRLRLPAEINRASVRNRFLLRLKNQTLGHALTFAAPGLWRDAQVIGYVLLREHTSIPALVDVVRYLPRALAKRRTIMRRRRVADDQIVAWFRS